In a genomic window of Pangasianodon hypophthalmus isolate fPanHyp1 chromosome 1, fPanHyp1.pri, whole genome shotgun sequence:
- the derl1 gene encoding derlin-1 — MSDLGDWFRSIPFITRYWFAASVAVPLVGKLGLISPAHLVLWPEAFFHKFQIWRPISSTLYFPVGPGTGFLYMVNLYFLYQYSSRLETGAFDGRPADYVYMLLFNWICIVITGLMMDMQLLMIPLIMSVLYVWAQINRDMIVSFWFGTRFKACYLPWVILGFNYIIGGSVVNELIGNLVGHLYFFLMFKYPMDLGGRSFLSTPQTLYRWFPNRRGGVSGFGVPPTRRRTPQEQAGGGGGRHNWGQGFRLGED; from the exons ATGTCAGACCTCGGGGACTGGTTCAGAAGCATCCCGTTCATCACGCGCTACTGGTTCGCCGCTTCAGTCGCTGTGCCGCTGGTGGGGAAACTGGGCTTGATCAGTCCCGCACATCTCGTGCTGTGGCCGGAAGCGTTCTTTCATAAGTTCCAG ATATGGAGACCGATATCTTCAACACTGTATTTCCCAGTTGGTCCAGGAACAGGTTTTCTATATATGGTCAATCTGTACTTCCTGTATCAGTACTCATCCCGACTGGAAACAG GGGCCTTTGATGGAAGACCAGCAGACTACGTGTATATGCTGCTTTTCAACTGGATTTGCATTGTT ATAACAGGATTGATGATGGACATGCAG CTCCTGATGATCCCATTGATCATGTCTGTGCTGTATGTATGGGCCCAAATAAATCGAGACATGATAGTGTCCTTCTGGTTTGGTACAAGATTCAAG GCCTGCTATCTCCCCTGGGTCATTCTGGGATTCAACTACATCATCGGTGGCTC TGTTGTGAATGAGCTGATTGGAAATTTAGTGGGCCATCTTTACTTCTTCCTCATGTTCAAATATCCCATGGACCTGGGCGGCAGATCCTTCCTGTCCACTCCACAGACCCT CTATCGGTGGTTTCCAAACCGACGTGGTGGGGTTTCTGGATTTGGCGTCCCACCCACCAGGAGACGCACTCCTCAGGAACAAgcaggaggaggtggtggaCGTCACAACTGGGGGCAAGGCTTTCGGCTCGGGGAAGATTGA
- the zhx2a gene encoding zinc fingers and homeoboxes protein 2a — protein sequence MASRRKSTTPCMIRPNDLLDQDIDDCVDSTVANGSSCVPASDWTDKRNVVSTIPEINDPEKPEAEIRQQKKVQGGYECKYCTFSTQNLNEFKEHVDSNHPNVILNPLYLCAVCNFNTKKFDTLTEHNEKFHPGESNFKFKRIKLNSQTILEQTIESSNCAAIYDARSPQSGEDLSPSSKSMAVKKPKTDGKRPLGDSQIDKLTPELSKKQITAVNVNGTVIIPDATLKEGLSHIMPSLQRPPNYSLVPKIAVPLNTSKYNASLDGNLTLITSFNKFPYPTQAELSWLTAASKHPEEQIKVWFTTQRLKQGISWSPEEVEEARKKMFNGTIQSVQQAFTVLPAQLTQSTKASQSLIQTVPCQVLGQSGLVLTPVANGSNATSGPLALTVSNQSAQAVKRPLMSPVASPEVKRPSIIQTVQTNKSASPTPSLSSDCKKTPGQIKELIASYTQCQFPDDEEVYRLIEMTGLSWGEIKKWFSDQRLGNHKTVLPLKADLPMKENQPQKPVATKFPLLEWVKGKSSEQMKMLEECFQRTSFPSQAEIENLAIDTRISKTEIDGWFTERRALRDNLEQAFLNSMGFKRLDRGALNGIHEQEGRSRSSPLPLLTSVCPEIDSKSLYLLKEVFSQTQWPSPEEYSELELQTGLPRTEIVRWFKNNRSALRNGTLEWMEQFENLSNKKHNGQNSLLSPEPAHSVLQRNFPEAKLLKLEDDDKLAERSKLVSQDIVNWVTSKLGHNMQDISRSKDQHGLVTMDSGRWVKVSVAAENERKDSEARRVTTELEVLTTEHTVTG from the coding sequence ATGGCCAGTCGAAGAAAGTCTACCACCCCTTGTATGATTCGGCCAAATGACTTGTTGGACCAGGATATAGATGACTGTGTGGACAGTACAGTAGCGAATGGATCCTCATGTGTTCCTGCTAGTGACTGGACTGACAAGAGGAATGTTGTAAGCACTATACCAGAGATAAATGATCCAGAAAAGCCTGAGGCAGAAATTCGCCaacagaagaaggtgcagggaGGCTATGAGTGCAAATATTGTACCTTCTCCACACAGAACCTTAATGAATTCAAAGAGCATGTGGATTCCAACCATCCTAATGTCATTCTCAATCCTCTGTATCTATGTGCTGTCTGCAACTTTAACACAAAAAAGTTTGACACCTTGACTGAACACAATGAGAAATTCCATCCTGGAGAGAGTAATTTCAAGTTCAAGAGGATAAAACTGAACAGTCAGACCATCTTGGAGCAGACAATTGAAAGTTCAAACTGTGCAGCCATTTATGATGCACGGAGTCCTCAGTCAGGAGAGGACCTTTCCCCTTCAAGCAAATCCATGGCTGTGAAGAAACCAAAAACTGATGGGAAGCGCCCTCTGGGAGACAGTCAAATAGACAAGCTCACCCCAGAATTATCCAAAAAACAGATCACTGCAGTGAATGTGAATGGAACAGTGATAATCCCAGATGCAACACTCAAAGAGGGTCTCTCGCACATAATGCCATCCCTGCAGCGTCCACCTAACTACAGTTTAGTGCCAAAAATTGCTGTTCCTTTAAACACATCGAAATACAATGCGTCCCTTGATGGAAACCTGACTCTAATTACTTCCTTTAATAAGTTTCCATATCCTACACAAGCTGAGCTCTCATGGCTCACTGCAGCATCAAAGCACCCAGAAGAACAAATCAAAGTATGGTTCACAACCCAAAGGCTAAAACAAGGCATCAGCTGGTCACCAGAGGAGGTTGAGGAAGCACGTAAGAAAATGTTCAATGGAACAATTCAGTCTGTTCAACAAGCATTCACTGTCTTACCTGCCCAGCTGACCCAATCCACAAAAGCCTCCCAATCCCTTATTCAGACTGTCCCTTGCCAAGTTCTTGGACAGTCTGGCTTGGTGTTGACACCAGTGGCCAATGGGTCCAATGCAACTTCTGGTCCCCTTGCACTAACGGTTTCAAATCAATCAGCACAGGCTGTTAAGAGGCCCCTCATGTCCCCTGTTGCTTCTCCAGAGGTGAAGAGGCCTTCAATAATACAAACAGTTCAGACTAATAAATCTGCCTCTCCTACACCCAGTCTTTCTTCAGACTGCAAAAAAACTCCAGGTCAGATTAAAGAGCTGATAGCCAGCTATACTCAGTGCCAGTTTCCTGATGATGAAGAAGTGTATCGTCTTATTGAGATGACTGGCCTTTCCTGGGGAGAGATTAAAAAGTGGTTCAGTGATCAGCGTCTTGGAAACCATAAGACTGTACTGCCATTAAAGGCTGACCTTCCAATGAAGGAAAACCAGCCTCAGAAACCTGTGGCCACTAAGTTTCCCCTTCTGGAATGGGTTAAGGGAAAATCCTCAGagcaaatgaaaatgttagAGGAGTGTTTCCAGAGGACAAGCTTTCCGTCACAGGCTGAGATTGAAAACCTTGCGATTGACACTAGAATTTCCAAAACGGAGATTGATGGCTGGTTCACGGAGCGTCGTGCTTTACGAGATAACCTTGAACAAGCTTTTCTCAACTCCATGGGCTTTAAAAGATTGGACAGAGGAGCTCTGAATGGGATACATGAGCAGGAAGGTCGGTCAAGGTCCTCTCCCCTTCCTCTTCTAACTTCTGTTTGCCCTGAAATTGACAGCAAGTCTCTTTACCTTCTAAAAGAGGTTTTCTCACAAACACAGTGGCCATCACCAGAGGAGTACAGTGAACTGGAACTCCAGACAGGACTGCCTCGCACAGAAATTGTACGCTGGTTTAAGAATAACCGATCTGCTCTAAGAAATGGAACCTTGGAATGGATGGAGCAGTTTGAGAATCTgagcaacaaaaaacacaatggGCAGAACAGCTTGCTGAGCCCAGAACCAGCCCACAGTGTTCTACAGCGAAATTTCCCAGAGGCAAAGCTACTAAAACTAGAGGATGATGACAAGCTGGCAGAGCGTTCAAAACTGGTCAGTCAGGACATAGTCAATTGGGTTACCAGTAAGCTAGGTCACAACATGCAGGACATTAGCAGGAGCAAGGACCAACATGGACTGGTGACTATGGACAGTGGGAGATGGGTTAAAGTTTCCGTGGCAGctgagaatgaaagaaaagactCTGAGGCACGGAGAGTGACCACCGAACTTGAGGTTCTGaccacagaacacacagtgacagGATGA